The following are encoded together in the Oncorhynchus gorbuscha isolate QuinsamMale2020 ecotype Even-year linkage group LG03, OgorEven_v1.0, whole genome shotgun sequence genome:
- the LOC124028398 gene encoding cytokine-inducible SH2-containing protein-like — protein MIYCVQRALLRGPPSDMIARMMSSMQQNDGERGDLCCQNPTAPLCDPTEDLCCITTTFQNLQNSGWYWGSISAREARDALLKVSVGTFLVRDSSHPLYMLTLSVKTACGPTNVRIEYSGGRFRLDCSSPGPPHLLSFPDVCSLVQHYVGSGQTQQGKRVESEGPSKPNAKPSPSQPSAKDNAVLLKLMRPLPQAFPSLQHLTRLTINCQIDCIDQLPLPRPLVHYLQDYPFQV, from the exons atgatttaTTGTGTTCAAAG GGCTCTGTTGCGAGGGCCACCTTCAGATATGATTGCCAGGATGATGAGCAGCATGCAGCAGAatgatggtgagagaggagaTTTGTGTTGTCAGAACCCGACTGCCCCTCTCTGTGACCCTACAGAGGACCTCTGCTGCATCACCACCACCTTCCAGAACCTACAGAACTCAG GTTGGTACTGGGGGTCCATTTCAGCCAGAGAGGCTCGAGACGCTCTCCTGAAGGTGTCAGTGGGAACCTTCCTGGTACGCGACAGCAGCCACCCTCTCTACATGCTGACCCTGTCAGTGAAGACGGCCTGTGGCCCCACCAACGTACGCATAGAGTACAGTGGGGGTCGCTTCCGGCTGGATTGCAGCTCCCCAGGCCCCCCTCACTTGCTGTCCTTCCCTGATGTCTGCAGCCTGGTGCAACACTACGTTGGCTCAGGTCAGACACAACAGGGCAAGAGAGTGGAGTCAGAGGGCCCTTCAAAACCTAATGCCAAACCCAGCCCTTCCCAGCCCTCAGCGAAGGACAATGCAGTACTGCTCAAGCTGATGCGTCCCCTGCCACAggccttcccctctctccagcaCCTCACACGCCTCACCATCAACTGCCAAATCGACTGCATTGACCAGCTGCCCCTGCCACGCCCACTGGTGCACTACCTGCAGGACTACCCTTTCCAGGTCTGA
- the LOC124018991 gene encoding uncharacterized protein LOC124018991, whose translation MAFKITTINVRSVRTATRAQSVLSFLERFNSDVFLLQECGLPFLSSYRKWEDKWQHGPSILSGSNFNKNDGVAILIKTPQVVVKGSTVVEREPVCPVRGLAIGEPTTVWRNVAHPALLNRHRDLSWMVAHEILPVRAVMHSRGMARTSACPRPGCGQEESVRHMLWECRAARDLWKEAGPLITSCLPAGEDLTPQLVLYGVGRRPIPSKTFTKLWPTLTCLKEALWASRNLLVAKNVETTPQAVAMVATEALGWYERKGASTPGEGSPTTP comes from the exons ATGGCTTTTAAAATCACCACAATAAATGTGAGGAGTGTAAGAACAGCAACAAGAGCACAGTCGGTTTTATCCTTTTTAGAAAGGTTTAACTCGGATGTGTTTTTACTACAGGAGTGTGGTCTACCCTTTTTATCCTCTTACAGGAAATGGGAGGATAAGTGGCAGCACGGGCCCTCCATTTTGAGTGGTTCCAATTTTAACAAGAACGACGGTGTTGCCATTTTAATCAAGACCCCACAGGTGGTGGTGAAGGGGAGCACGGTGGTG GAGCGGGAACCAGTATGTCCAGTGCGCGGGCTCGCTATAGGTGAGCCCACAACGGTTTGGCGCAACGTGGCCCATCCTGCTCTCCTGAATCGGCATCGGGACCTGTCCTGGATGGTCGCCCACGAGATCCTCCCGGTCAGGGCCGTTATGCACTCACGGGGCATGGCGAGGACATCCGCGTGCCCCCGGCCAGGCTGCGGCCAAGAAGAGTCGGTGAGGCACATGCTCTGGGAATGCAGAGCCGCCAGGGACCTGTGGAAGGAAGCAGGCCCCCTGATCACCTCATGTCTGCCAGCAGGGGAGGACCTAACACCTCAGCTCGTGCTGTATGGGGTGGGCCGAAGGCCCATTCCATCGAAGACCTTCACCAAGCTCTGGCCCACCCTCACGTGCTTGAAGGAAGCACTGTGGGCCTCCCGTAACCTGCTGGTAGCGAAAAACGTAGAGACCACCCCCCAGGCAGTGGCCATGGTAGCTACGGAAGCCCTGGGGTGGTACGAAAGGAAGGGGGCCTCGACCCCAGGCGAagggtcccccacaacaccctaG
- the LOC124028408 gene encoding transforming protein RhoA-like translates to MAAIRKKLVIVGDGACGKTCLLIVFSKDQFPEVYVPTVFENYVADIEVDSKQVELALWDTAGQEDYDRLRPLSYPDTDVILMCFSIDSPDSLENIPEKWTPEVKHFCPNVPIILVGNKKDLRNDEHTRRELAKMKQEPVKPEEGRDMANRISAFGYMECSAKSKDGVREVFEMATRAALQARRGKQRHKCLLL, encoded by the exons ATGGCAGCAATCCGAAAGAAACTGGTCATAGTGGGAGACGGAGCGTGCGGGAAGACCTGTCTGCTCATCGTATTCAGTAAAGACCAGTTCCCAGAGGTCTACGTGCCCACTGTCTTCGAGAACTATGTCGCTGACATTGAGGTCGACAGCAAACAG GTTGAGTTGGCACTATGGGATACAGCAGGCCAGGAGGACTATGATAGGCTCCGTCCCCTCTCTTACCCAGATACTGATGTCATCCTCATGTGCTTCTCCATTGATAGCCCTGACAGTTTGG AAAACATCCCGGAGAAGTGGACTCCAGAAGTCAAACACTTCTGCCCTAACGTTCCCATTATCCTAGTGGGCAACAAAAAGGACCTGCGTAACGACGAGCACACCCGCAGAGAGCTAGCCAAGATGAAGCAG GAGCCTGTGAAGCCAGAGGAGGGGCGTGACATGGCGAACCGGATCAGTGCCTTCGGCTACATGGAGTGCTCCGCAAAGAGCAAGGATGGGGTGAGGGAAGTGTTTGAGATGGCCACGAGGGCGGCGCTACAGGCCCGGCGGGGGAAGCAGAGACATAAATGCCTCCTACTGTAA